One Cohnella candidum genomic region harbors:
- a CDS encoding bifunctional 2',3'-cyclic-nucleotide 2'-phosphodiesterase/3'-nucleotidase, which translates to MQRRTKKWLYPLASGALSLAVLAGTWSNVPSAKAATDATVELRLLQTTDIHVALMNYDYYKDAPTDEYGLVRTATLINQARAEKPNSMMFDAGDLIQGNPMGDYMARVDGMKTEGEVHPVFKAMNLIKYDAAAIGNHEFNYGLDYLQRTLKGAQFPYVNANIFVDDHDQDPNNDKNYFTPYVILDKKVKDSNGAEQTIKVGVIGFVPPQVMAWDKANLEGKVIAKDIVETAKKFVPEMKAKGADLVVVINHSGMGLPQLGSMDENTAWELSKNVPGIDALLFGHSHVVFPSATFKDTPGVDLEKGTVNGVAVVEAGFWGNNLGVVDLTLAQKDGKWTVTNSHTEARPILGKKDGQNVALVQSDPKVVDAIKTEHEATLNYIRGPVGTTTAPINSYFALVADDPSIQLVTNAQKWYVENNIQGTELEGLPVLSAGAPFKAGGRQGASYYTDIPAGTIAIKNVSDLYIYPNTLKAVLLNGDQVREWLERAAGQFNQIDPNKKEEQPLINNSFPTYNYDVIDGVTYQIDVTQASRYDDQGKVVNPDAHRIVNLQYQGKPVTKDMKFVVVTNNYRASGGGFFPGLDGSNIVIDSPDENRQVVINYINANKTINPSADNNWTFAPIKGNVNVTFETSPNAQTAAKSMKGIKYLSTEDSGFAKYSIDLKTAAVPATPDKPEKPEKPEKPEKPPVKADIVYIVKAGDWLSKIAEAYHVDWHALAEYNRLKNPNLIRVGQKILIPQK; encoded by the coding sequence ATGCAACGGCGTACCAAGAAGTGGCTGTACCCGCTGGCATCCGGTGCTTTAAGCTTAGCGGTCCTTGCCGGGACCTGGTCGAACGTACCGAGTGCCAAAGCAGCAACAGACGCAACCGTCGAGCTTCGTCTCCTGCAAACCACGGACATCCATGTCGCCCTCATGAACTACGACTACTACAAAGACGCTCCCACGGACGAGTATGGGCTTGTTCGCACGGCTACGCTGATCAACCAGGCACGCGCGGAAAAACCGAATTCGATGATGTTCGACGCCGGCGACCTGATCCAAGGCAACCCGATGGGCGACTACATGGCGCGCGTGGATGGCATGAAGACGGAAGGCGAAGTCCATCCCGTTTTCAAAGCGATGAACCTGATTAAGTATGACGCCGCTGCGATCGGGAACCACGAGTTCAACTACGGTCTCGACTACCTGCAAAGAACGCTGAAGGGCGCCCAATTCCCGTATGTGAACGCCAATATTTTCGTGGACGATCACGACCAAGACCCGAATAACGACAAAAACTATTTTACGCCGTACGTCATTCTCGATAAGAAAGTGAAGGATTCGAACGGCGCCGAGCAGACGATCAAGGTGGGCGTCATCGGTTTCGTTCCGCCGCAGGTCATGGCCTGGGATAAAGCGAATCTCGAAGGCAAAGTCATCGCCAAAGACATCGTGGAAACCGCCAAAAAATTCGTACCCGAAATGAAAGCCAAAGGCGCCGATCTTGTCGTCGTGATCAACCACAGCGGCATGGGCCTGCCTCAGCTCGGCAGCATGGATGAGAACACCGCATGGGAGCTCTCCAAAAACGTGCCGGGCATCGACGCGCTGCTATTCGGCCATTCCCACGTGGTGTTCCCGTCGGCAACCTTCAAAGATACGCCGGGCGTCGATCTCGAAAAAGGGACGGTTAACGGCGTTGCGGTGGTGGAGGCCGGCTTCTGGGGCAACAACCTCGGCGTCGTCGATCTCACCCTGGCGCAAAAAGACGGAAAATGGACGGTCACGAACAGCCACACGGAAGCGCGTCCGATTCTCGGCAAGAAAGACGGCCAAAACGTGGCGCTCGTGCAGTCCGATCCGAAAGTCGTGGACGCGATCAAAACGGAGCACGAAGCCACTTTGAATTACATTCGCGGACCGGTTGGCACCACGACGGCCCCGATTAACAGCTATTTCGCGTTGGTGGCGGACGATCCGTCCATCCAATTGGTCACGAACGCGCAAAAATGGTACGTCGAAAACAACATCCAAGGCACCGAGCTCGAAGGGCTGCCGGTTCTGTCCGCTGGCGCTCCGTTCAAAGCGGGAGGCCGTCAAGGCGCGAGCTACTACACCGACATCCCGGCAGGCACGATCGCCATCAAGAACGTCTCGGACCTGTACATCTATCCCAACACGTTGAAAGCCGTTCTGCTGAACGGGGACCAAGTCCGCGAGTGGCTGGAGCGGGCGGCGGGGCAATTCAACCAAATCGACCCGAACAAGAAGGAAGAGCAGCCGCTCATCAACAACAGCTTCCCGACGTACAACTACGATGTCATCGACGGTGTTACGTATCAGATCGACGTGACCCAAGCTTCCCGTTACGACGATCAAGGGAAAGTCGTTAACCCGGATGCTCACCGGATCGTGAACCTGCAATATCAAGGCAAACCCGTCACGAAAGACATGAAGTTCGTGGTGGTCACGAACAACTACCGCGCGAGCGGCGGCGGCTTCTTCCCGGGGCTGGACGGCAGCAACATCGTCATCGATTCCCCGGACGAGAACCGTCAGGTCGTGATTAACTACATTAACGCGAACAAAACGATCAATCCGTCGGCCGACAACAACTGGACGTTCGCGCCGATCAAGGGTAACGTGAACGTCACGTTCGAAACTTCGCCGAACGCGCAGACGGCGGCGAAGAGCATGAAGGGCATTAAGTACTTGAGCACTGAGGACAGCGGCTTCGCGAAATACAGCATCGATTTGAAAACCGCGGCCGTTCCCGCAACCCCGGACAAACCGGAAAAGCCCGAAAAGCCGGAAAAACCTGAAAAGCCGCCGGTTAAAGCGGACATCGTGTACATCGTGAAGGCAGGCGACTGGCTCTCCAAAATCGCAGAAGCCTACCATGTGGATTGGCACGCGCTGGCGGAATACAACCGCCTGAAAAACCCGAACCTCATTCGGGTCGGACAGAAAATCCTGATTCCTCAGAAGTAA
- a CDS encoding type II toxin-antitoxin system RelE family toxin, translated as MPEERFDVRFDPDAEDEYNRLDGSVLGIVNKVIDELVQRADEVGKALRNNNETKLAGCREIKLRDAGIRIVYRVTDQVVDVLRIVHILTIERRTSDMAFKIAHSRMKIFRKLTKEEARKLHAKQKRWEEMMRRKGSKQME; from the coding sequence ATGCCAGAAGAGCGTTTTGACGTTCGATTCGATCCGGATGCTGAAGATGAATATAACCGGCTGGATGGTTCTGTTCTTGGCATCGTAAACAAAGTGATCGACGAATTGGTCCAACGAGCCGATGAAGTCGGAAAGGCACTCAGGAATAACAATGAGACCAAACTGGCAGGCTGTAGGGAAATTAAACTGCGGGACGCCGGCATTCGAATCGTATATCGCGTGACGGATCAAGTCGTTGACGTACTTCGAATTGTTCATATTCTGACGATTGAACGACGAACAAGTGATATGGCTTTTAAGATAGCACATTCGCGGATGAAGATATTTCGGAAACTAACTAAAGAAGAGGCCCGGAAGCTTCACGCTAAACAGAAGCGATGGGAAGAAATGATGCGTCGTAAAGGATCTAAACAAATGGAATGA
- a CDS encoding Uma2 family endonuclease → METLCIPAAQRGPDNRDHKDRYQGIPALAVEVLSVSTRSKDLVKKLDLYMQCAVKEYWVVDPINESVTIYQLADGDILNNSTYLKSADQETESYHFGGLRVALREIFG, encoded by the coding sequence TTGGAGACGTTATGCATACCGGCTGCCCAGAGAGGGCCGGATAACCGGGATCACAAGGATCGGTATCAAGGCATTCCGGCTCTTGCCGTCGAAGTGCTGTCTGTTTCTACCCGAAGCAAGGACTTGGTCAAAAAGCTGGATTTGTACATGCAATGCGCAGTAAAGGAGTACTGGGTCGTCGACCCGATCAATGAGTCGGTGACCATCTATCAATTGGCGGACGGCGATATCTTGAACAACAGTACCTATCTCAAAAGCGCGGACCAAGAGACCGAATCTTATCATTTTGGAGGCCTCCGGGTCGCCCTTCGCGAGATTTTCGGATAA
- a CDS encoding M24 family metallopeptidase has translation MTSRMNKLHDYLDHNRLDAMLITSPKHVYYLTGFATNPHERFLGLLLPKGEEPLLLVPALDYEAAQAAAASTVPNIHTHSDTDDAYEILSKLMPRGIRNLGVEKDDLSVRRYEAVHGAVGAATYADIGAPLREMRAVKTPDEVARMKHAVRIVEDVLRAGVARVKPGVTEIELVAELEYQMKKLGAQGPSFDTMVLSGAKSAMPHGTPNNDPVRDGELLLFDLGVYADGYASDITRTFAVGDISVEAKKIYAAVLEGNLRAIEAIRPGVTFGSLDRAARQAIEAAGYGPYFNHRLGHGLGMDIHEYPSVHGRNEDLVQAGMTFTVEPGIYVPSVGGVRIEDDVFVTPDGVEVLTSYPKELTVIG, from the coding sequence ATGACATCCCGAATGAATAAGCTGCATGACTATCTGGACCATAACCGGCTCGACGCGATGCTGATTACATCGCCCAAGCATGTGTATTACTTGACCGGATTCGCCACCAACCCTCACGAGAGATTTCTCGGTTTGCTGCTGCCTAAGGGCGAAGAACCTCTGCTGCTCGTTCCGGCGCTCGATTACGAAGCCGCCCAAGCCGCAGCCGCTTCAACCGTGCCGAACATCCACACGCATTCTGACACCGACGATGCCTATGAGATCCTGAGCAAACTGATGCCCCGAGGCATCCGGAACCTGGGCGTGGAGAAAGACGACCTCAGCGTCCGTCGTTACGAAGCGGTTCACGGGGCGGTGGGCGCGGCGACTTATGCCGATATCGGAGCCCCGCTTCGCGAGATGCGCGCGGTCAAAACGCCGGACGAGGTCGCGCGGATGAAGCACGCCGTCCGCATCGTCGAGGACGTTCTGCGGGCAGGCGTTGCCCGAGTGAAGCCGGGCGTCACGGAGATCGAGCTGGTCGCGGAGCTGGAGTATCAAATGAAGAAGCTCGGTGCGCAGGGACCTTCCTTCGATACGATGGTCCTGTCCGGCGCCAAATCCGCAATGCCTCATGGCACGCCGAACAACGATCCAGTTCGCGATGGCGAGCTGCTCTTGTTCGATCTTGGCGTGTACGCGGACGGTTATGCCTCGGACATCACCCGGACATTCGCGGTAGGAGACATCTCCGTAGAGGCGAAGAAGATTTACGCTGCCGTCCTGGAGGGGAATCTTCGGGCCATCGAAGCCATCCGGCCGGGCGTCACCTTCGGCAGCCTGGACCGCGCAGCCCGGCAAGCGATCGAGGCGGCGGGCTATGGGCCCTACTTCAACCACCGCCTCGGGCACGGCCTCGGCATGGACATTCATGAGTATCCGTCCGTGCACGGCCGGAATGAAGATCTCGTGCAAGCCGGCATGACTTTCACCGTGGAGCCGGGCATCTACGTGCCTTCCGTCGGCGGCGTCCGGATCGAAGACGACGTGTTCGTCACGCCGGACGGCGTCGAGGTGCTGACTTCGTATCCGAAGGAATTAACCGTGATTGGATAA
- a CDS encoding sulfite oxidase: protein MNLTNIPEELLYRRNHFAYPTLQEEAYRITIQGAVSQPRVFDNQTIRSLPSRNVHVVLECAGNKRAFFEPKTFGEQWERGAWAQGVWTGVPLSELLRYAGMKPSAQEVVAEGWDMGRRHDMPGIFPFARSIPVATAMHPDTLLAYAYNGSPLSPRHGFPYRLIVPRWYAMASVKWVRRIFVTESPFQGPFQSIDYQYYPDKTNPQIKYPVTIQHVNSSILTPRDRSIMRKGRHAIHGTAWTGLGEIDRVEISVDGGTSWREAKIERPTDRPHGWVLWRYDWDANQAGEYSILSRARDTSGRIQPMRAYWNRKGYGYNAADRIKILIE, encoded by the coding sequence ATGAATCTCACGAACATCCCGGAAGAGCTTCTCTATAGAAGGAATCATTTTGCTTATCCGACGCTTCAAGAGGAAGCTTACCGCATCACGATTCAAGGAGCGGTGTCCCAGCCGCGTGTCTTCGATAATCAAACGATCCGCTCGCTGCCATCCAGGAACGTTCACGTCGTACTGGAATGCGCGGGCAACAAACGGGCTTTTTTCGAGCCGAAAACGTTCGGTGAACAGTGGGAAAGAGGGGCGTGGGCGCAAGGCGTCTGGACGGGAGTTCCCCTCTCCGAGTTGCTTCGGTACGCGGGCATGAAACCGTCGGCTCAGGAAGTCGTCGCGGAAGGCTGGGACATGGGACGCCGTCACGACATGCCGGGAATATTCCCGTTCGCGCGCAGTATTCCGGTTGCGACAGCCATGCACCCCGATACGCTCCTTGCTTACGCCTATAACGGAAGTCCGCTGTCGCCGCGGCACGGGTTCCCTTACCGGCTGATCGTTCCCCGATGGTACGCCATGGCGTCGGTGAAATGGGTTCGAAGAATCTTCGTCACCGAGTCGCCTTTTCAGGGGCCTTTTCAAAGTATCGATTACCAGTACTATCCCGACAAGACTAACCCACAAATCAAATATCCCGTGACGATTCAGCATGTGAATTCATCTATTCTAACACCGCGGGATCGATCCATCATGAGGAAAGGCAGGCATGCGATTCATGGCACCGCTTGGACGGGGCTGGGGGAAATCGATCGGGTCGAGATCAGCGTGGATGGAGGAACTTCATGGCGGGAAGCGAAAATAGAAAGACCTACCGATCGGCCTCATGGCTGGGTGCTTTGGCGCTACGATTGGGACGCGAACCAAGCAGGCGAATACTCGATACTCTCGAGAGCCAGGGACACCTCAGGCAGGATCCAGCCGATGAGGGCGTACTGGAACCGGAAGGGGTACGGGTATAACGCGGCGGATCGAATCAAAATCTTGATTGAATAG
- a CDS encoding TIGR02680 family protein: MSRAGIFNFWYYDDEEFVLEQGRLMLRGTNGAGKSVTMQSFIPLVLDGNKHPKRLDPFGSRDRRIEYYLLGEDDRHTDRIGYLWLEFHHPVKNFYKTIGIGLRAKKNSANVGFWGFVLDDGRRINLDFWLYDRNAWIESKAQYPLDRRELEERIGAGGKVVQDQKSYQQLVNNALFGFYDSESYGDLLELLIQLRSPKLSKDFKPSAIYEILTDALPPLQEDDLRPLSEVLEDLDQMSDRLEELKLQRQELDKLQQVYDRYNRLLLLTASEQAMEAKSGLDAAVREWKAVHSEREHKERDLEENVRKLEETEKALASVQADLDVLSRHDGIGKHEELQRLEDTIQETLRREEQSRSRLTAAETKIERLERDAGEAEREAEDRRRGQRDVLEEMEGMARDSEFYQHDVYHRYWNAGAPDNDAFLAPWRADAAKHREALAAALQLGEREREEARRVEAYDRELGDVRQQRDESERNVADKEKACEKQLAEQKEWIVRWRGSLRHLALEEEELSAMLRRLSELTVSHRTYGNVRAFAVQAHDRFRRGLTEQELRLIAEKQAAETSRSAAAAELQAWKESREPEPARTEKRSRERESRQAGQGAPLYAVCEFQPHIDEVKQGLLEAALASAGVLDAWISLDGRTFLVTDEGEETWAVPEPIEFGYTLADYLKASPSEESGLTTDAIEAVLRSFAWSEDDVGIRSLSADAVWGVGEAAMPTLGFGKFHLGPLHGKITSQGPAQFIGKEARRRYKKTQMTRLEAEIEAWETELTRIGESLRELRERAAEAEAELNDFPDDAGLQEKLQEWATALNRMQVLVEQEQRMSERLRQMTADWQRLRTEFVAGMSGWSRLKTLNDLREAAEQMRSYSENITALWSEWKQYRQASGTLERIRAELAELAETKENEQEELDQLSVKRQQTKVQADSLRKWMKEQGIENLYEQISALELSKRSLDERRNREDRQIRAADREIAVLQEREKNREERVREEQMRTDRALHRWRTELGLGLVSDWVASTPSGDSNEDKEAGYRLCREIRSSLQSLAGRSVSSATTSLHDQFHAVKHLLLDYALEMQETPETGRLQMLSMQDRSRPKSPAVLLAEVEFYIEEQNGLLGEKDRELYEEIILRSVGKAIRQRIQRASHWIKEINKLMGQRNTSGAFRLQLDWVPRPAQSEQEMNAEKLVDLLMKDARLLHPSEIDEMSRHFRSRVGWAKQAAQEERESLRKQIYELLDYRTWFQFELRYQKGEATAYRPLTDARFNTFSGGEKAMSMYIPLFAATSSRYADAGPETPRIISLDEAFAGVDDENIRDLFELLTDMDFDYMMTSQALWGCYDTVPRLGIVEIYRPKDADYVTLFRYRWNGKQRELVE; encoded by the coding sequence ACGATGCAGAGCTTCATCCCCCTTGTTCTCGACGGAAACAAGCATCCAAAACGGTTGGATCCGTTCGGTTCCCGCGACCGCCGTATCGAATATTATTTGCTGGGGGAAGACGACCGCCATACGGACCGGATCGGGTATCTCTGGCTGGAGTTCCATCACCCGGTTAAAAATTTCTACAAAACGATCGGCATTGGCCTCCGCGCGAAGAAAAACAGTGCGAACGTAGGGTTTTGGGGTTTCGTGTTGGACGACGGGCGCAGAATCAATCTGGATTTCTGGCTGTATGACCGTAACGCCTGGATCGAATCGAAAGCCCAATATCCGCTGGACAGGCGCGAATTGGAAGAGCGGATCGGTGCGGGCGGGAAGGTCGTTCAGGATCAGAAGTCTTATCAGCAGCTCGTCAACAATGCATTGTTCGGCTTCTACGACAGCGAATCATACGGCGACCTGCTGGAGCTGCTCATTCAGCTTCGCAGCCCGAAGCTGTCCAAGGACTTCAAACCTTCGGCGATCTATGAGATCCTGACGGATGCGTTGCCCCCCCTGCAGGAGGACGATCTACGTCCGTTGTCGGAAGTGCTGGAAGATTTGGACCAGATGTCGGACCGGCTGGAAGAATTGAAGCTTCAGCGGCAGGAGCTGGACAAGCTGCAACAGGTGTATGACCGCTACAATCGGCTTCTGCTGCTGACAGCGTCGGAACAGGCGATGGAGGCCAAGTCCGGACTGGACGCTGCCGTTAGGGAGTGGAAAGCCGTTCATAGCGAGCGGGAGCACAAAGAGCGAGACCTGGAAGAGAACGTTCGCAAGCTCGAAGAGACCGAGAAAGCCCTGGCGTCGGTACAGGCGGATCTCGACGTGCTGAGCCGCCATGACGGCATCGGCAAACACGAAGAGCTGCAACGCCTGGAAGATACGATCCAAGAGACGTTACGCCGTGAGGAACAGAGCCGTTCCAGGCTCACCGCGGCCGAGACGAAGATCGAGCGGCTGGAGCGCGATGCCGGAGAGGCGGAGCGCGAAGCGGAGGACAGACGGCGAGGTCAGCGGGATGTTCTCGAAGAAATGGAAGGGATGGCGCGGGACTCCGAATTTTACCAACACGACGTGTACCATCGTTACTGGAACGCCGGAGCGCCGGACAATGACGCTTTTCTGGCCCCGTGGCGGGCCGACGCGGCTAAGCATCGGGAAGCGCTCGCGGCCGCTCTTCAGCTTGGAGAGCGGGAGAGGGAAGAAGCCCGGCGAGTCGAAGCCTACGATAGAGAGCTCGGCGATGTGCGGCAGCAACGGGATGAAAGCGAGCGTAATGTCGCGGACAAAGAGAAGGCCTGCGAGAAACAGTTGGCGGAACAGAAAGAGTGGATCGTACGGTGGCGGGGCAGCTTGCGTCATCTCGCTCTGGAGGAGGAAGAATTATCCGCCATGCTTCGGCGTTTGTCTGAGTTGACCGTTTCCCATCGAACTTACGGCAACGTCAGAGCGTTTGCGGTGCAAGCGCACGACAGATTTCGGCGCGGTTTGACCGAGCAAGAGCTGAGGCTGATCGCCGAGAAGCAGGCGGCGGAAACCAGCCGGTCCGCGGCTGCGGCCGAGCTGCAGGCTTGGAAGGAGAGCCGCGAACCCGAGCCGGCAAGGACCGAGAAGCGGTCACGGGAGCGCGAATCGCGTCAGGCGGGGCAAGGGGCTCCGCTGTATGCGGTTTGCGAATTTCAGCCGCATATTGACGAGGTCAAACAAGGGCTTCTGGAAGCCGCGCTCGCATCCGCGGGTGTGCTCGATGCCTGGATTTCACTGGACGGTAGAACGTTTTTGGTTACGGATGAAGGGGAGGAAACATGGGCCGTTCCCGAGCCGATCGAATTCGGTTATACGCTGGCCGACTATTTGAAAGCGTCCCCTTCGGAAGAGAGCGGTTTGACGACCGACGCGATCGAAGCCGTGCTGCGCTCTTTCGCCTGGTCCGAGGATGACGTGGGGATTCGGTCCCTGTCGGCCGATGCCGTATGGGGTGTCGGGGAAGCGGCTATGCCGACGCTGGGATTCGGCAAGTTTCATCTGGGACCGTTGCACGGCAAAATAACTTCGCAGGGACCGGCTCAATTTATCGGCAAAGAAGCAAGACGCCGGTACAAGAAAACGCAGATGACCCGATTGGAAGCCGAGATCGAAGCGTGGGAGACCGAACTGACGCGAATCGGCGAATCGCTGCGCGAATTGCGGGAACGGGCCGCCGAAGCGGAAGCGGAGCTGAATGATTTTCCGGACGATGCTGGTCTGCAGGAGAAATTACAGGAGTGGGCCACGGCACTTAACCGCATGCAAGTATTGGTTGAACAAGAGCAGCGGATGTCGGAACGGCTTCGGCAAATGACCGCGGATTGGCAGCGGCTGCGGACGGAATTCGTGGCCGGCATGTCGGGCTGGTCGCGGCTGAAGACGTTGAACGATTTGCGGGAAGCGGCAGAGCAGATGCGATCCTATTCGGAGAATATTACGGCGCTGTGGTCGGAGTGGAAGCAATATCGCCAAGCGTCCGGAACGCTGGAACGCATCCGGGCGGAGCTCGCCGAGCTGGCGGAAACGAAGGAGAACGAACAAGAGGAGCTGGATCAGCTGTCCGTCAAACGGCAGCAAACCAAGGTCCAGGCGGACAGCTTGCGCAAGTGGATGAAGGAACAAGGCATCGAGAACCTGTACGAACAAATCTCGGCGCTCGAACTAAGCAAGCGCTCGCTGGATGAACGTCGTAACCGGGAGGATAGGCAAATCCGGGCGGCCGATCGGGAAATTGCCGTCCTTCAGGAGAGGGAGAAAAACCGGGAGGAGCGGGTTCGGGAAGAGCAGATGAGGACGGACCGAGCGCTCCATCGATGGCGGACGGAACTTGGTTTAGGGCTGGTTTCCGATTGGGTGGCGTCTACTCCTTCGGGAGATTCGAACGAGGACAAGGAAGCGGGGTACAGGCTGTGCCGCGAGATCCGTTCGTCACTTCAATCGCTTGCCGGCAGGAGCGTATCGAGCGCGACGACGAGCCTGCACGACCAGTTTCATGCGGTGAAGCATTTGCTGTTGGATTATGCCTTGGAAATGCAGGAAACACCTGAAACCGGACGGCTTCAAATGCTCTCAATGCAAGACCGCAGCCGCCCGAAATCGCCGGCCGTTCTGCTGGCGGAAGTGGAGTTCTACATCGAAGAACAGAACGGACTGCTCGGCGAGAAGGATCGCGAGCTGTACGAGGAAATCATCCTTCGCAGCGTAGGCAAGGCAATCCGGCAGCGAATACAGAGAGCGTCCCACTGGATCAAAGAAATCAATAAGCTGATGGGACAACGCAACACGTCGGGTGCATTCAGGTTGCAGCTCGACTGGGTACCCCGACCCGCGCAATCGGAACAGGAAATGAACGCCGAGAAACTGGTCGATTTGCTGATGAAGGACGCCCGGCTGCTGCATCCCTCCGAAATCGACGAAATGAGCAGGCACTTCCGCTCCCGGGTCGGATGGGCAAAACAGGCGGCGCAGGAAGAACGCGAATCGCTGCGCAAGCAGATTTACGAGCTCCTCGATTACCGCACCTGGTTCCAATTCGAGCTGCGGTATCAGAAAGGGGAAGCGACCGCGTACCGACCGCTTACGGATGCCCGTTTCAATACGTTCAGCGGCGGGGAGAAGGCGATGAGCATGTACATTCCGCTGTTCGCCGCCACGTCTTCCCGCTATGCCGATGCCGGTCCGGAGACGCCGAGGATCATTTCGCTCGACGAAGCGTTCGCAGGTGTCGACGACGAGAATATCCGGGATTTGTTCGAGCTGCTCACGGACATGGATTTCGATTATATGATGACTTCCCAGGCGCTGTGGGGATGTTACGATACGGTGCCTCGTCTGGGGATCGTGGAAATCTATCGCCCTAAAGACGCAGATTACGTTACGCTGTTCCGTTACCGGTGGAATGGCAAACAGCGCGAACTCGTCGAATAG
- a CDS encoding TIGR02679 domain-containing protein: MEKDRQVWKTYFEQPGLARLIAAVRQKFDALGAKGNVTLRELTQEESQEVSSLMGEYHPPGKPAVIKLRDLEASLVGSPFGGGVRDMLELLDGRPVAIRSERKQWHEEAWRGMIENASSASGLVRSGTDSLHAPVYRWLNQLNERTAVGTRTLRKIADIDFSVAESHLAICLSALMELIDRQASRSKSLIRLPVFAAVSTGDAHAFDWKEPLGRLLISGIQAVWGQKGEPQADLDEDEENFTGELSVDAWLAEGALLRRELYRAAGIADDDISSQVIFYAPCWTGDQEERILTLRQVERSDRIPRVSRIYAVENPSLFGAFLDRGLDWSTNDVMLVCVNGYPSSATLRWLDRCLIPQGNDSETTLIYAGDLDVKGLEIAGFLQRRYGSRFRAWRMSADDYRQVSAHGLPLSDDEKVRLKRLQVLWDEELISDMIEMRTKVYQELLVEWLWQDLQLV; this comes from the coding sequence ATGGAGAAGGATCGCCAAGTTTGGAAAACGTATTTCGAGCAGCCGGGTCTGGCCCGGCTCATTGCCGCCGTCAGGCAGAAATTCGATGCGCTTGGTGCCAAAGGCAACGTTACGTTAAGAGAGTTGACCCAGGAGGAGAGTCAAGAGGTCTCTTCCCTGATGGGGGAGTACCATCCTCCGGGGAAACCGGCGGTCATCAAGCTTCGCGATCTGGAAGCAAGTTTGGTCGGCAGCCCCTTTGGCGGCGGGGTCCGGGACATGCTGGAACTGCTGGATGGACGCCCGGTGGCCATACGCTCGGAACGCAAGCAATGGCATGAGGAAGCATGGCGGGGAATGATCGAGAACGCCTCGTCGGCGTCCGGTCTCGTTCGCTCGGGCACGGATAGCCTCCACGCTCCGGTATATAGATGGCTTAACCAATTAAACGAGCGGACGGCGGTCGGAACCCGGACGCTTCGTAAGATCGCGGATATCGATTTCTCCGTGGCGGAAAGTCATTTGGCGATATGCTTGTCGGCGCTGATGGAATTGATCGATCGTCAGGCTTCCCGCTCGAAATCGCTCATCCGACTTCCTGTTTTTGCGGCTGTCTCCACGGGCGACGCGCACGCGTTTGACTGGAAAGAACCGCTCGGAAGGCTTCTGATCAGTGGAATTCAAGCAGTTTGGGGGCAGAAAGGGGAGCCGCAAGCGGATTTAGACGAGGATGAGGAGAACTTTACGGGCGAGTTGTCAGTCGATGCTTGGCTGGCTGAGGGGGCGCTGCTTCGTCGGGAGCTTTACCGCGCAGCGGGCATTGCGGATGACGATATTAGCTCGCAGGTCATATTTTACGCTCCGTGCTGGACGGGGGATCAGGAAGAGCGGATTTTAACCCTTCGGCAGGTCGAGCGCTCGGACAGAATTCCTCGTGTCTCACGGATTTATGCGGTAGAAAATCCATCTCTGTTCGGTGCTTTTCTCGATCGAGGGCTAGACTGGTCCACGAATGACGTCATGCTCGTATGCGTAAACGGGTATCCGAGTTCAGCCACGCTTCGGTGGCTGGACCGGTGTTTGATTCCACAAGGCAACGACTCAGAAACAACATTGATCTATGCTGGTGATCTAGACGTCAAAGGGCTGGAAATCGCCGGTTTCCTGCAACGGAGGTATGGGAGCCGGTTTCGTGCGTGGCGAATGTCGGCCGACGATTATCGGCAAGTGTCCGCGCACGGCCTCCCGCTCAGCGATGATGAAAAAGTACGTTTGAAGCGGCTGCAGGTTCTTTGGGATGAGGAGCTGATTTCCGATATGATCGAGATGAGAACGAAGGTCTATCAGGAATTATTGGTCGAATGGTTATGGCAGGATCTTCAACTCGTTTAA